GCTTATTCTGGATTGAAAAAAGGAATAAAAGTTCTTAGTGATGTAAATGTAGTATTAGCTTTAGGTATTGTTTTATTCGTTTTTCTAGCTGGGAATACTATATTTATAATTGAAATGGGAACAACTTCACTTGGTGTTGTAGCTACAAACTTCTTTAGAATGAGTACTTGGCTTGATCCAGCTGGTAAGTCAATGTTCCCTCAATATTGGACAGTTTTTTATTGGGCGTGGTGGGCTGCATATGCACCGTTTTTAGGTATGTTTATTGCTCGTATTTCAAAAGGTAGGACTATTAAACAAATGGTAATGGGATCTTTAGTTTATGGATCAGCTGGATGTGTTCTTTTCTTTGCTGTTTTAGGTAACTATGGGCTAGATCTTCAACTTTCTGGAAAATTAGATGTAGTTGCTAAGCTTGATGAATTAGGCGGACCACAAACTATTATTTCTATATTAGAAACATTACCTTTAGGTAAATTGATTGTATTTTTAGTAGTAGTTCTTAGTATTACATTTATGGCTACTTCTTATGATTCTGCTTCTTATATTCTTGCAGCTAATTCTCAAACAAAAGTAGACGATAATGGTGAACCTATAAGATGGCTTAGATTAGTATGGGCATTTAGCTTGGCTCTTATTCCTATTGGATTCATTCTTCTTGGAAGTCCTTTAAAAACTTTACAAACAGCTTCACTGGTTTTTGGTATTCCAGTTTGTATTGTTGTTATAATGACTGGGTTCTCTTTCGTAAGAATGGTAAAATCAGACATTAAAGAAAATAAATTAAAACAAAAAATAGTAATTGATGAATTTAAAGATATAGTATAGAAATTAAAATAATACCACATTTCTCATTTTAGATTACTTTTAGTAAAGTAATACTTTTATGAGAATATGGTATTATTTTTTTGTCTTTTTTCCTATAGAAAAGTTGTTGCAAAGCTAAAATTCTAAAACTCCATTTGAATTAAGTTTTATTTTATAATTAATATAACTTTAAAATTTGAATAACTCAATTTAAAAATATATTTTTTGGGTAAATTAAAAATATAAAGATGTGTAGATGAGGAGTGGAAAATTTATGAAAATATATGAAGAAAATAATTCTGTTGTAGTTGAAGGTATGAATGATTTTGAACCTAAGCATATATTTGAGTGCGGTCAATGCTTTAGATGGAATGAAGAAGATGACGGATCTTATACTGGAGTAGCATTTAAAAGAATACTCAATGTAAAAAAAGAAGAAGATTTAGTGTATTTTAATAATACAAATCTAGAAGATTTTCATAATATATGGTATAAGTATTTTGATTTAGATAGAGATTATTCTAAAATAAAAGAAGAATTATCTAAAATGGACAAATACTTAAATGAAGCTGTAAAGTTTGGATACGGTATAAGAATACTCAATCAAGATGAATGGGAAATATTGATATCATTTATAATATCAGCTAACAATAGGATATCTATGATAAAAAGAGCAATAGAAAATTTATCTATGAATCATGGAGAATATATAGGAGAATATAAAGGTAAAAAGTATTATGCTTTTCCATCTATTGAAAAGATGAATTCATTGACACAAGAGCAGATAAGAAAATGTGGAACTGGATTTAGAGACCAATATATAAAGGATACAACTTTTATAATAAATACTGATAACGAAGATATATATAAATACAAAAACTTAAATACCGATATGTGTAAGAAGGGACTTTTACAATTTTGTGGAGTGGGCCCCAAGGTTGCAGATTGCATAATGTTATTTTCTATGGAAAAGTATGATACATTTCCTGTAGATGTATGGGTAAAAAGAGTTATGGAAGAATTTTATGTAGACGAGAATCTTAGCTTAAAGAAAATAAGAGAATATGGAATAAATAAATTTTCAAATCTATCTGGGTTTGCTCAACAATATCTATTTTACTATGCAAGGGAGCTTAGTATAGGAAGAAAATAGGAGGTGATTGACATAATAGACACTATAATGTGGGCACTTGGAATATTATTTACCGTATCTACAGTGTTAGTATCGTTAGTAATATTCTTAGAGAATAGAAATCCTTCTAAGACAATAGCTTGGCTTTTAATCTTTGCAGTATTTCCAATAGGTGGTTTGATAATATATATACTCTGTGGTCAAAATGTGAGGCGTAAGAAGATATTTAAGACTCAGAAGATATTTTCAGATATAAAGGTTAGTCATTTATTCAGTAATATAAAAGAATTTGACAATCTATTGTTTGTAGAAAAGCAAGCTATAGTTGATAATATTATATTTAATGATAGCAGTATGGATAATTCAAAAAGAGTTATGAGTTTGTTACTGAACACTGGAAGAATTCCATTTACACTCAACAACGATATAAAGATATTAACAAACGGAAATCAAAAGTTTGATGAGATGATAAGAGATTTAAGAAAGGCAAAGCACCATATACACATGGAGTACTACATCATAAAAAATTCAGATATAGGGAATAAAATAAAAAACATATTAATAAAAAAGGCAGATGAGGGAGTAAAGGTTAGAATACTTTACGATGATGTAGGCTGTTGGAGACTTTGGTTTGATAGAAAGTTTTTCGATGATATGAGGGAGCACAATATAGAAATATATCCATTTTTAAAATCGAAAATTCCTTTTATAAATAGAAGATTAAACTATAGAAACCATAGAAAGATAGCTGTAATAGATGGAAAGATAGCATATACAGGAGGTATAAATATAGGAGACGAATACTTAGGAAAAAATAAGAGATTCGGATTCTGGAGAGATACACATATGAAGATAAAAGGTGAATCGGTTTATATGTTACAGCTTACATTTTTACTAGATTGGTATTTTGCAACTAAAAATAGAATATTCGATGGAGAGTATTTTCCATCTATATCTTATAAGGGAGATAGTATAGTTCAAATAGCTGCTAGTGGTCCTGATTCAGACTGGGAGGTAATACATCAAGCTTATTTTAGTGCTATATCAAAGGCAAAAAATAGAATATATATACAAACGCCTTATTTTATACCTGATGAGAGTGTATTGATGGCTTTAAAAACAGCAGCTTTAAGTGGTGTTGATGTAAGAATAATATTTCCAAGAATAGCGGATCATAAGATAGTTCATTTAGCATCATCTTCGTATTTCAAAGAAATATTAAAAACAGGAGGAAAAGTATATTTATATGAAAAAGGATTTATGCATTCAAAAATATTGATAATAGATGATGATATATGTTCTGTAGGAAGTGCCAATATGGATCTTAGAAGCTTTATGATTAACTTTGAAGTAAATGGATTCATATATGATGAGAAGGTCACTAAAAGGCTTGAGAAGGACTTTATGGAGGATATAGAAAATAGTGAAGAGATAAAGTATGAAGATTATATTAATAGATCTGTAGTCCAAAAAATAAAAGAATCAGCTGCGAGATTATTCTCTGCTGTTCTATAGAAAATTCATTTAATAATATTAACTGATAATAATAATGCTTATTAAAATATGTATGATTTAATGACATTTTAATAAGCATTATTTTATTTATAAACACAATGCTACAATATAATTACGAAAATCGGTGAAAAAAGTAAATAAATACTTACTGAAAACTCTTGAAAAATCATTGCAAATTAGATATATTATAATTATAATTAGCACTCGAGTTGAGTGAGTGCTAAAAGGAAAATAATACAATGCATATTACGAGGAGGGGTTATAATGAAAATCAAGCCACTAGCTGATAGAGTAGTTATAAAGAAATTAGAAGCAGAAGAAAAAACTAAAAGTGGTATAGTTTTACCAGGAAGTGCGAAAGAGCAACCACAAATGGCTGAGGTTGTAGAAGTAGGACCTGGTGGAGTTGTAGATGGTAAAGAAATTAAAATGGAAGTTAAGGTTGGAGATAAGGTTATATTCTCTAAATATGCTGGAACAGAGATTAAGTTAGAAGGCGAAGAGTATACTATCTTAAGACAAAGTGATATATTAGCGGTTGTAGAATAGATTAAAAATTATACATAATTAGGAGGGGTTTTAAATGGCTAAAGAAATTAAATTTGCTGAACAAGCAAGACGTTCATTAGAAAAAGGAGTTAACAAACTTGCAGATACTGTAAAAGTTACGTTAGGACCAAAGGGAAGAAACGTTATATTAGATAAAAAATTCGGATCACCACTTATAACTAATGACGGTGTAACTATAGCTAAAGAAATAGAACTTGAAGATGCTTATGAAAACATGGGAGCACAACTTGTTAAAGAAGTTGCTACTAAAACTAATGATGTAGCAGGGGATGGAACTACTACAGCTACGGTTTTAGCTCAAGCTATAATGAGAGAAGGATTAAAGAATGTAGCGGCAGGATCTAATCCTATACTTCTTAGAAAAGGAATACAAAAGGCTGTAGAAATTTCTGTTTCAAAACTACAAGAAACTTCAAGACATGTAGAAAATAAAGAATCTATAGCTCAAGTTGCGGCTATTTCTGCAGGAGATGAAGAAGTAGGTAAGCTTATAGCTGATGCTATGGAAACAGTAGGTAAAGATGGAGTTATAACTGTTGAAGAATCTAAGACTATGTTAACAGAGCTTGATGCAGTTGAAGGTATGCAATTTGACAGAGGATATTTATCTCCTTACATGGTAACAGATGTTGAGAAGATGGAATCTGTTTTAGATAATCCATATATATTAATTACAGATAAGAAGATAAACAATATTCAAGAAATATTACCAGTGCTTGAGCAAATAGTACAACAAGGTAAAAAGCTTCTTATAGTGGCTGAAGATGTAGAGGGCGAGGCTCTTGCTACTTTAGTAGTTAATAAGTTAAGAGGAACATTCGAAGTTGTAGCTGTTAAGGCTCCTGGTTTTGGAGATAGAAGAAAGGCTATGCTTCAAGATATAGCAGTTCTTACTGGTGGTCAAGTTATATCTGAAGAAGTGGGACTTGATTTAAAAGAAGCTGAGTTATCTATGTTAGGTAGAGCAGCTACTGTTAAGGTAACTAAGGAAACTACTACAATAGTAGATGGAGCTGGTAATGAATTAGAAATTAAAGACAGAGTAAATCAAATAAAGGTTCAAATAGAAGAAACATCTTCTGAATTTGATAAAGAAAAATTACAAGAAAGACTTGCAAAGCTTGCTGGAGGAGTAGCTGTAATCAAGGTTGGAGCTGCTACTGAAACTGAGCTTAAAGAAAGAAAGCTTAGAATAGAAGATGCTCTTAATGCTACAAGAGCAGCTGTTGAAGAAGGTATAGTATCAGGTGGAGGAACTGCACTTGTTAGTGTTATACCTGCGGTTGAAGAATTAATTGAAACTCTTGAAGGAGAACAAAAGATAGGTGCTAAGATAATAAGAAAAGCACTTGAAGAGCCATTAAAGCAAATTGCTACTAACTGTGGACTTGAAGGAGCAGTTATAGTTGAGAATGTTAAAAACTCTGATGTTGAAATCGGATTTGATGCTCTTAATGAAACTTATATAAACATGATAGAGGCTGGAATTGTTGACCCTACTAAGGTTACAAGATCAGCACTTCAAAATGCAGCATCTGTAGCTGCTGTATTCTTAACAACAGAAGCTGCTGTTGTTGATATTAAGTCAGATGATGCTGTTCCAGCTATGCCAGGTGGAATGGGTGGCGGAATGCCAATGATGTAATTAAAGAAGACCTTTTGGTCTTCTTTTTATTTTTGATAAAGTTTATTGTTGAGAGAAAAATAAATGGTATTAAAATACCATTTATTTTTTAAGTGTAGATCTTAAATTTTGAATATACTAAAAAAAGAAATGAAAAGACTTATAAGGGTAGGAGAATAAGTTAAGAATTGCAAAAAAGTCTACATTAAGAATCTTTACAATAAAGATTCTTTTTTATGTTAAAATAAGCTATGATAATTATTAGGGGTGATAGGAATGAAATTATCTATAAATCAGCTGAAAGAGTCTAATGCTTTTTTAAATAATTTATTTGAAAATATAACTTCGGGTATATTTTTGGTTGATAAGAATGTAAGAATACAAGAGTTTAACGATACATTCAAGGTATTGTTTAATAAACGCGATGTTGAAATATTAAATGGGTTATGTGGTAATGTTATAGGATGCATTTATACTGTTGAAGAAGGTGAGGAATGTGGTAATACTTCGAACTGTGGAAAGTGCTGTGTAAGAACGGCTATAAATAGGGCATTTCAAGATAAAAAAAATACTTTGAAGCAGGTTATGAATAGAGATTTCTATATCAAAGATAGTTCTATAAACAAACATCTTCAGTTTACAACAAAGTATATGACTTATAATGATGAGGATATGGTACTTGTAATATTAGACGATGTAACTGAGATTGAAAACAGCAAATTAGAGCTTGAAAGAAATAATAAGATTATACAAAAGTATAATGATAAGATAAAAAAGGAATTATCTATTGCTAGAAATGTTCAACAGAGTCTTATACCATATAAAACCCCTATATATAATGGGGTAAAATTAACGGCAGTTTACAAACCTTTGTATGAGGTTGGGGGAGATTTATATGATTTTATAAATATAGATGAGGATAATGTAGGCATATTTATAAGTGATATATCTGGACATGGAATAGCTGCTGCTATGATAACTACAATGGTAAAGGCTATACTTGAAACTAGTAAAGATCTTTTGTACACACCTGATAAGCTTATGGAGAATATAAATAACAAAATATTAAATGTAGCAGAGAACATGTATCTTACAGCTTTTTATGGAGTATATAATAACAAGACTAGAGAGTTTACATATATAAGATGTTCTCATCCTTATCCATTGATTATAAGGGATAAGGAGGTTATTGAGATTAAAGAAAGTGAAGGAATGATGTTAGGGGTATTTGATGGATTAGAATTTAAATCGCATAAAACTAAATTAAAACAAGGCGATAAAATTTTATTTTATACAGATGGATTAATGGAAACTAAAAATAATTCTGGGATTGAATTTAATAATAGAGTTTTTGAAATAATAAATAGTAGATCAGATAAAAATATACATGAGATTATAGAGGGTATAAATGAAGAGTTGGTATTATTTAAAGGCGATCAAGAGTATGAAGATGATATATGTATATTAGGGATGCAGATATAGCATCCCTAATGGATTTAATAGTTTAAGTTTTCAAACATAAAGTCTATTAAGTCTACAGCTAAGTGTAAAGTTTTATTATTATTATCTAAATTGGGATTGAATTCTACAAAGTCTATAGATTTAACTAACTTAGATTCTAATATTTCTTTTAGAACAGTCTTAGTTTCTTCAATGTCAAATCCACTGTCTACAGGAGTACCTGTGCCTGGAACAAATTTAGAATCTATAAAGTCCATATCAAAACTTAAATGAACTCTGCTTATATTATTTTGCCTTAGAGTATTTATGATAGAAGATATTGTTTCTTTAAGACCTTTTGATTTCATATCTTCAGGCGAATAAACATTAAGATTGTTTTGCTTTATAAGATTCATTTCACCTTCATCTAAGTCTCTAGCTCCTAATATGAATACATTTTTAGGATCTACTTTTTGACCTTTGAAATACAAGTTAGTAAGCTTTTCGTGACCAAATCCCATACAAGCTCCAAGTGGCATACCATGAGTATTTCCACTTCCAGATGTTTCATGGGTATTTATATCTCCATGTGCGTCCATCCATATAACTGCGAATTTATCATCGTGCTTGCTAATTCCTGAGATACTACCAAGACCTAGAGAATGATCTCCTCCAAGCATGAACGGAAAACTATTTGACTCAAGTGAAGAATATACCATATGAGCTAGGTTTGTGTTTACGTCGACAACAGAGTCTAGGTACTTCATATTACTATTTGCTTTGAATTTAGTATCATCTGATTCTGGTTTTACATAAAGGTTTCCTAAGTCATAAACTTTGTAACCATGTTTGCTTATAATAGATTCTATGCCGTTATTTCTTAATAAATCGGGAGCGGCTTCAGGTCCTTTTTTGTCGCATCCATAGAATAAAGGAATTCCTATTAAATTTACATTCATCTAAAAAACCTCCTAAGTATGTTAAATTATTTGCAGAAAGTATGTTAAAATTATATTATAATTATTACATATTTTTTACAAAAAAGAAAATAACAAAATAAATAAAATATTCAATGAAATTTGAACTATAGTTATAAGATAGAGGTGAATAAAATGGACATTAATAATTTGAAAAATCTACTTTTAGATATAAAGGATGGAAAAGTAGATGTAGATTCAGCATTAGAAGATTTAAAAACATTGCCTTTTGAAGATTTGGGTTATGCTAAAGTTGATCATCACAGAAGTATTAGAAATGGATATCCTGAGGTTATATATTGCGAGGGAAAGACTGATGAACATATAATAGGTATAGTAGAAAAAATGTATGAAAAAAAATCCAATATACTTGGAACTAGAGCAAAAAAAGAAACTTATGAAAAATTAAAAGAAATATATCCAAACT
The window above is part of the Tepidibacter aestuarii genome. Proteins encoded here:
- a CDS encoding BCCT family transporter — encoded protein: MDTKKVRIDKTVFFGALIALLAVALPIIMMPERSGKVLGLINNAIITKFGSFFILFGLFCLIFCIWVSFSRYGKIVLGDEGEKPEFSSFSWAAMLFCAGVGAGVVYWGVIEWVYYYKAPPLGLEVGSWQAAEMAAAYGIFHWGPMAWAIYSVTSCAVGYIIFVRKGNVLKLSEACRALLGNRVDGVVGKIIDISFVFGIVGGVATSLGLGSPLVTAGLSRIFGLKETPGLQIGILFLVTCIFGFSAYSGLKKGIKVLSDVNVVLALGIVLFVFLAGNTIFIIEMGTTSLGVVATNFFRMSTWLDPAGKSMFPQYWTVFYWAWWAAYAPFLGMFIARISKGRTIKQMVMGSLVYGSAGCVLFFAVLGNYGLDLQLSGKLDVVAKLDELGGPQTIISILETLPLGKLIVFLVVVLSITFMATSYDSASYILAANSQTKVDDNGEPIRWLRLVWAFSLALIPIGFILLGSPLKTLQTASLVFGIPVCIVVIMTGFSFVRMVKSDIKENKLKQKIVIDEFKDIV
- a CDS encoding DNA-3-methyladenine glycosylase family protein, giving the protein MKIYEENNSVVVEGMNDFEPKHIFECGQCFRWNEEDDGSYTGVAFKRILNVKKEEDLVYFNNTNLEDFHNIWYKYFDLDRDYSKIKEELSKMDKYLNEAVKFGYGIRILNQDEWEILISFIISANNRISMIKRAIENLSMNHGEYIGEYKGKKYYAFPSIEKMNSLTQEQIRKCGTGFRDQYIKDTTFIINTDNEDIYKYKNLNTDMCKKGLLQFCGVGPKVADCIMLFSMEKYDTFPVDVWVKRVMEEFYVDENLSLKKIREYGINKFSNLSGFAQQYLFYYARELSIGRK
- the cls gene encoding cardiolipin synthase; its protein translation is MIDIIDTIMWALGILFTVSTVLVSLVIFLENRNPSKTIAWLLIFAVFPIGGLIIYILCGQNVRRKKIFKTQKIFSDIKVSHLFSNIKEFDNLLFVEKQAIVDNIIFNDSSMDNSKRVMSLLLNTGRIPFTLNNDIKILTNGNQKFDEMIRDLRKAKHHIHMEYYIIKNSDIGNKIKNILIKKADEGVKVRILYDDVGCWRLWFDRKFFDDMREHNIEIYPFLKSKIPFINRRLNYRNHRKIAVIDGKIAYTGGINIGDEYLGKNKRFGFWRDTHMKIKGESVYMLQLTFLLDWYFATKNRIFDGEYFPSISYKGDSIVQIAASGPDSDWEVIHQAYFSAISKAKNRIYIQTPYFIPDESVLMALKTAALSGVDVRIIFPRIADHKIVHLASSSYFKEILKTGGKVYLYEKGFMHSKILIIDDDICSVGSANMDLRSFMINFEVNGFIYDEKVTKRLEKDFMEDIENSEEIKYEDYINRSVVQKIKESAARLFSAVL
- the groES gene encoding co-chaperone GroES; translated protein: MKIKPLADRVVIKKLEAEEKTKSGIVLPGSAKEQPQMAEVVEVGPGGVVDGKEIKMEVKVGDKVIFSKYAGTEIKLEGEEYTILRQSDILAVVE
- the groL gene encoding chaperonin GroEL (60 kDa chaperone family; promotes refolding of misfolded polypeptides especially under stressful conditions; forms two stacked rings of heptamers to form a barrel-shaped 14mer; ends can be capped by GroES; misfolded proteins enter the barrel where they are refolded when GroES binds) → MAKEIKFAEQARRSLEKGVNKLADTVKVTLGPKGRNVILDKKFGSPLITNDGVTIAKEIELEDAYENMGAQLVKEVATKTNDVAGDGTTTATVLAQAIMREGLKNVAAGSNPILLRKGIQKAVEISVSKLQETSRHVENKESIAQVAAISAGDEEVGKLIADAMETVGKDGVITVEESKTMLTELDAVEGMQFDRGYLSPYMVTDVEKMESVLDNPYILITDKKINNIQEILPVLEQIVQQGKKLLIVAEDVEGEALATLVVNKLRGTFEVVAVKAPGFGDRRKAMLQDIAVLTGGQVISEEVGLDLKEAELSMLGRAATVKVTKETTTIVDGAGNELEIKDRVNQIKVQIEETSSEFDKEKLQERLAKLAGGVAVIKVGAATETELKERKLRIEDALNATRAAVEEGIVSGGGTALVSVIPAVEELIETLEGEQKIGAKIIRKALEEPLKQIATNCGLEGAVIVENVKNSDVEIGFDALNETYINMIEAGIVDPTKVTRSALQNAASVAAVFLTTEAAVVDIKSDDAVPAMPGGMGGGMPMM
- a CDS encoding SpoIIE family protein phosphatase, coding for MKLSINQLKESNAFLNNLFENITSGIFLVDKNVRIQEFNDTFKVLFNKRDVEILNGLCGNVIGCIYTVEEGEECGNTSNCGKCCVRTAINRAFQDKKNTLKQVMNRDFYIKDSSINKHLQFTTKYMTYNDEDMVLVILDDVTEIENSKLELERNNKIIQKYNDKIKKELSIARNVQQSLIPYKTPIYNGVKLTAVYKPLYEVGGDLYDFINIDEDNVGIFISDISGHGIAAAMITTMVKAILETSKDLLYTPDKLMENINNKILNVAENMYLTAFYGVYNNKTREFTYIRCSHPYPLIIRDKEVIEIKESEGMMLGVFDGLEFKSHKTKLKQGDKILFYTDGLMETKNNSGIEFNNRVFEIINSRSDKNIHEIIEGINEELVLFKGDQEYEDDICILGMQI
- the rocF gene encoding arginase translates to MNVNLIGIPLFYGCDKKGPEAAPDLLRNNGIESIISKHGYKVYDLGNLYVKPESDDTKFKANSNMKYLDSVVDVNTNLAHMVYSSLESNSFPFMLGGDHSLGLGSISGISKHDDKFAVIWMDAHGDINTHETSGSGNTHGMPLGACMGFGHEKLTNLYFKGQKVDPKNVFILGARDLDEGEMNLIKQNNLNVYSPEDMKSKGLKETISSIINTLRQNNISRVHLSFDMDFIDSKFVPGTGTPVDSGFDIEETKTVLKEILESKLVKSIDFVEFNPNLDNNNKTLHLAVDLIDFMFENLNY